One window from the genome of Cottoperca gobio unplaced genomic scaffold, fCotGob3.1 fCotGob3_487arrow_ctg1, whole genome shotgun sequence encodes:
- the LOC115006121 gene encoding thioredoxin-related transmembrane protein 1 encodes MACLLASSNRSSTMFSFIKHRSWICCLFLVVFLTPLPVSAKQDSLREVTDGTWEEILTGEWMIEFYAPWCPACQQLQPAWKEFADWGEDMGVNIAKVDVTEQPGLSGRFIITSLPTIYHCKDGVFRKYQGARTKDDFLSFVDEQKWSAVEPISSWFGPSSFLMNSMSALFKLSMFIRRCHNYMTDQLGIPVWGSYVIFGLATLLSGLALGLLLVFIADFAFPSRRFSSSDYYQKKQTLEQARLIQRQEDEHEADGEEDDDDEEEDDDQDEVWRRRRRGSPEGRPEPKGLPDEALRKRVVGNREAQDEDDEEDA; translated from the exons ATGGCGTGTTTGCTAGCTAGTAGCAACAGAAGCtcaacaatgttttcttttataaaacatcGCTCATGGATTTGCTGTTTGTTCCTGGTGGTGTTTTTAACGCCGCTTCCAGTCTCGGCAAAGCAGGACAGTCTCAGAGAAGTGACCGACGGGACCTGGGAGGAAATCCTGACAGGAGAATGGATGATTGAATT CTACGCGCCCTGGTGCCCGGCGTGCCAGCAGCTCCAGCCGGCGTGGAAGGAGTTCGCGGACTGGGGGGAGGACATGGGGGTCAACATAGCCAAGGTGGACGTGACAGAGCAGCCCG GTCTGAGCGGGAGATTCATCATCACTTCACTTCCTACTATTTACCA ctgtAAAGACGGCGTCTTCAGGAAGTACCAGGGCGCTCGCACCAAAGACGACTTCCTCAGCTTCGTGGACGAGCAGAAGTGGAGTGCGGTGGAGCCCATCTCCTCCTGGTTCGGCCCGTCTTCCTTCCT AATGAATTCCATGTCGGCTCTGTTCAAGCTCTCGATGTTTATCCGG CGTTGTCACAACTACATGACGGACCAGCTGGGGATTCCTGTGTGGGGGTCTTACGTCATCTTCGGCCTCGCCACGCTGTTGTCCGGCCTGGCGTTGGGACTG ctgctcgTGTTCATCGCAGACTTTGCGTTCCCCTCACGGCGCTTTTCTTCTTCGGATTATTACCAGA AGAAGCAGACTCTGGAGCAGGCGCGGCTAATCCAGCGGCAGGAGGACGAGCACGAGGCCGACGGCGAGGAAGACGAcgatgatgaggaagaagacGACGACCAGGACgaggtgtggaggaggaggaggaggggctcCCCCGAGGGCCGCCCGGAGCCAAAGGGACTCCCCGATGAAGCTCTGAGGAAGAGGGTGGTGGGCAACCGCGAGGCGCAGGACGAGGACGACGAAGAAGACGCTTAG